In one window of Escherichia coli DSM 30083 = JCM 1649 = ATCC 11775 DNA:
- the asnB gene encoding asparagine synthase B: protein MCSIFGVFDIKTDAVELRKKALELSRLMRHRGPDWSGIYASDNAILAHERLSIVDVNAGAQPLYNQQKTHVLAVNGEIYNHQALRAEYGDRYQFQTGSDCEVILALYQEKGPEFLDDLQGMFAFALYDSEKDAYLIGRDHLGIIPLYMGYDEHGQLYVASEMKALVPVCRTIKEFPAGSYLWSQDGEIRSYYHRDWFDYDAVKDNVTDKNELRQALEDSVKSHLMSDVPYGVLLSGGLDSSIISAITKKYAARRVEDQERSEAWWPQLHSFAVGLPGSPDLKAAQEVANHLGTVHHEIHFTVQEGLDAIRDVIYHIETYDVTTIRASTPMYLMSRKIKAMGIKMVLSGEGSDEVFGGYLYFHKAPNAKELHEETVRKLLALHMYDCARANKAMSAWGVEARVPFLDKKFLDVAMRINPQDKMCGNGKMEKHILRECFEAYLPASVAWRQKEQFSDGVGYSWIDTLKEVAAQQVSDQQLETARFRFPYNTPTSKEAYLYREIFEELFPLPSAAECVPGGPSVACSSAKAIEWDEAFKKMDDPSGRAVGVHQSAYK, encoded by the coding sequence ATGTGTTCAATTTTTGGCGTATTCGATATCAAAACAGACGCAGTTGAGCTGCGTAAGAAAGCACTCGAGCTGTCACGCCTGATGCGTCATCGTGGCCCGGACTGGTCCGGTATTTATGCCAGCGATAACGCCATTCTCGCCCACGAACGTCTGTCAATTGTTGACGTTAACGCGGGGGCGCAACCTCTCTACAACCAACAAAAAACTCATGTGCTGGCAGTAAACGGTGAAATCTACAACCACCAGGCATTGCGCGCTGAATATGGCGATCGTTACCAGTTCCAGACCGGGTCTGACTGTGAAGTGATCCTCGCGCTGTATCAGGAAAAAGGGCCGGAATTTCTCGACGACTTGCAGGGCATGTTTGCCTTTGCCCTGTACGACAGCGAAAAAGATGCATATCTGATTGGTCGCGACCATCTGGGGATCATCCCACTGTATATGGGCTATGACGAACACGGTCAGCTGTATGTGGCCTCAGAAATGAAAGCCCTCGTGCCAGTTTGCCGCACGATTAAAGAGTTTCCGGCGGGGAGCTATTTGTGGAGTCAGGACGGCGAAATCCGTTCTTATTATCATCGCGACTGGTTCGACTACGATGCGGTGAAAGATAACGTGACCGACAAAAACGAGCTGCGTCAGGCACTGGAAGATTCCGTTAAAAGCCATCTGATGTCTGATGTGCCTTACGGTGTGCTGCTTTCTGGTGGTCTGGATTCCTCAATTATTTCCGCTATCACCAAGAAATACGCCGCCCGTCGCGTGGAAGATCAGGAACGCTCTGAAGCCTGGTGGCCGCAGTTGCACTCCTTTGCTGTAGGTCTGCCGGGCTCACCGGATCTGAAAGCAGCCCAGGAAGTGGCAAACCATCTTGGCACGGTGCATCACGAAATTCACTTCACTGTACAGGAAGGTCTGGATGCCATCCGCGACGTGATTTACCACATCGAAACCTATGACGTGACGACAATCCGCGCTTCAACACCGATGTATTTAATGTCGCGTAAGATCAAGGCGATGGGCATTAAAATGGTGCTGTCCGGTGAAGGTTCTGACGAAGTGTTTGGCGGTTATCTATACTTCCACAAAGCGCCGAACGCTAAAGAGTTGCATGAAGAGACGGTGCGTAAACTGCTGGCCCTGCATATGTATGACTGCGCGCGTGCCAACAAAGCGATGTCAGCCTGGGGCGTGGAAGCACGCGTTCCGTTCCTCGACAAAAAATTCCTTGATGTGGCGATGCGCATTAACCCACAGGATAAAATGTGCGGTAACGGCAAAATGGAAAAACACATCCTGCGTGAATGTTTTGAAGCGTATCTGCCTGCAAGCGTGGCCTGGCGGCAAAAAGAGCAGTTCTCCGATGGCGTCGGTTACAGTTGGATCGACACCCTGAAAGAAGTGGCAGCGCAGCAGGTTTCTGATCAACAGCTGGAAACTGCCCGCTTCCGCTTCCCGTACAACACGCCGACCTCAAAAGAAGCGTATCTGTACCGGGAGATCTTTGAAGAATTGTTCCCGCTTCCGAGCGCCGCTGAGTGCGTGCCGGGCGGTCCTTCCGTCGCTTGTTCTTCCGCTAAAGCGATTGAGTGGGATGAAGCGTTCAAGAAAATGGACGATCCGTCTGGTCGCGCGGTTGGCGTTCACCAGTCGGCATATAAATAA
- the ubiF gene encoding 3-demethoxyubiquinol 3-hydroxylase, with the protein MTNQPTEIAIVGGGMVGGALALGLAQHGFAVTVIEHAEPAPFVADSQPDVRISAISAASVSLLKGLGVWDAVQAMRCHPYRRLETWEWETAHVVFDAAELKLPLLGYMVENTVLQQALWQALEAHPKVTLRVPGSLIALHRHNDLQELELKGGETILAKLVIGADGANSQVRQMAGIGVHAWQYAQSCMLISVQCENDPGDSTWQQFTPDGPRAFLPLFDNWASLVWYDSPARIRQLQNMNMAQLQAEIAKHFPSRLGYVTPLAAGAFPLIRRHALQYVQPGLALVGDAAHTIHPLAGQGVNLGYRDVDALIDVLVNARSYGEAWASYPVLKRYQMRRMADNFMMQSGMDLFYAGFSNNLPPLRFVRNLGLMAAERAGVLKRKALKYALGL; encoded by the coding sequence ATGACAAATCAACCAACGGAAATTGCCATTGTCGGCGGAGGAATGGTCGGCGGCGCACTGGCGCTGGGGCTGGCACAGCACGGATTTGCGGTAACGGTGATCGAGCACGCAGAACCTGCGCCGTTTGTCGCTGACAGCCAACCGGACGTGCGGATCTCGGCGATCAGCGCGGCTTCGGTATCATTGCTTAAAGGGTTAGGGGTCTGGGATGCAGTACAGGCTATGCGTTGCCATCCTTACCGCAGACTGGAAACGTGGGAGTGGGAAACGGCGCATGTCGTGTTTGACGCCGCTGAACTTAAGCTACCGTTGCTTGGCTACATGGTGGAAAACACTGTCCTGCAACAGGCGTTGTGGCAGGCGCTGGAAGCGCATCCGAAAGTAACGTTACGTGTGCCAGGCTCGCTGATTGCACTGCATCGCCATAATGATCTTCAGGAGCTGGAACTGAAGGGCGGTGAAACGATCCTCGCGAAGCTGGTGATTGGTGCCGACGGCGCAAATTCGCAGGTGCGACAGATGGCGGGAATTGGCGTTCATGCCTGGCAGTATGCGCAGTCGTGTATGTTAATTAGCGTACAGTGTGAGAACGATCCCGGCGACAGCACCTGGCAGCAATTTACCCCGGACGGACCGCGTGCGTTTCTGCCGTTGTTTGATAACTGGGCATCGCTGGTGTGGTATGACTCTCCGGCGCGCATTCGCCAGTTGCAGAATATGAATATGGCGCAGCTACAGGCGGAAATCGCGAAGCATTTCCCGTCGCGTCTGGGTTACGTAACACCGCTTGCCGCTGGTGCGTTTCCGCTGATACGTCGCCATGCGTTGCAGTATGTGCAACCAGGGCTTGCTCTGGTGGGCGATGCCGCGCATACCATCCATCCGCTGGCGGGGCAGGGAGTGAATCTTGGTTATCGTGATGTCGATGCCCTGATTGACGTTCTGGTGAACGCCCGCAGCTACGGCGAAGCGTGGGCCAGTTATCCTGTGCTCAAGCGTTACCAGATGCGGCGTATGGCGGATAACTTCATGATGCAAAGTGGTATGGATCTGTTTTATGCTGGATTCAGCAATAATCTGCCACCGCTGCGTTTTGTGCGTAATCTTGGTTTGATGGCGGCGGAGCGTGCTGGCGTGTTGAAACGTAAGGCGCTGAAATATGCGTTAGGGTTGTAG
- the miaB gene encoding tRNA (N6-isopentenyl adenosine(37)-C2)-methylthiotransferase MiaB, whose protein sequence is MTKKLHIKTWGCQMNEYDSSKMADLLDATHGYQLTDVAEEADVLLLNTCSIREKAQEKVFHQLGRWKLLKEKNPDLIIGVGGCVASQEGEHIRQRAHYVDIIFGPQTLHRLPEMINSVRGDRSPVVDISFPEIEKFDRLPEPRAEGPTAFVSIMEGCNKYCTYCVVPYTRGEEVSRPSDDILFEIAQLAAQGVREVNLLGQNVNAWRGENYDGTTGSFADLLRLVAAIDGIDRIRFTTSHPIEFTDDIIEVYRDTPELVSFLHLPVQSGSDRILNLMGRTHTALEYKAIIRKLRAARPDIQISSDFIVGFPGETTDDFEKTMKLIADVNFDMSYSFIFSARPGTPAADMVDDVPEEEKKQRLYILQERINQQAMAWSRRMLGTTQRILVEGTSRKSIMELSGRTENNRVVNFEGTPDMIGKFVDVEITDVYPNSLRGKVVRTEDEMGLRVAETPESVIARTRKENDLGVGYYQP, encoded by the coding sequence ATGACCAAAAAACTCCATATTAAAACCTGGGGCTGTCAGATGAACGAGTACGATTCATCGAAGATGGCCGATCTGCTGGATGCCACCCACGGCTATCAACTGACCGACGTGGCGGAAGAAGCGGATGTGCTGCTGCTGAACACCTGCTCAATCCGCGAGAAGGCTCAGGAAAAAGTCTTCCATCAGTTGGGTCGCTGGAAACTGTTAAAAGAGAAGAATCCAGACCTGATTATCGGCGTCGGCGGCTGCGTGGCATCGCAAGAAGGCGAGCACATTCGCCAGCGCGCCCACTATGTCGATATTATTTTTGGGCCGCAAACGCTGCACCGCCTGCCGGAGATGATCAACTCCGTGCGCGGCGACCGCAGCCCGGTTGTAGATATCAGCTTCCCGGAAATCGAGAAGTTTGACCGTCTGCCGGAACCGCGTGCCGAAGGGCCGACCGCGTTTGTCTCCATCATGGAAGGCTGCAATAAATATTGCACCTACTGCGTAGTGCCATACACCCGTGGTGAAGAGGTAAGCCGTCCGTCCGACGATATTCTGTTTGAGATCGCCCAGCTTGCGGCTCAGGGCGTGCGTGAAGTTAACCTGCTCGGCCAGAACGTGAACGCCTGGCGCGGTGAGAACTACGACGGCACCACCGGATCGTTTGCCGATCTGCTGCGTCTGGTTGCGGCGATCGACGGGATCGATCGTATTCGCTTTACCACCAGCCATCCGATCGAATTCACCGACGATATCATCGAAGTGTATCGCGACACGCCGGAGCTGGTGAGCTTCCTGCACCTGCCGGTACAGAGCGGTTCCGATCGCATTCTGAACCTGATGGGCCGTACTCACACGGCGCTGGAGTACAAAGCGATCATCCGTAAACTGCGTGCGGCGCGTCCGGATATTCAGATCAGTTCTGACTTCATCGTTGGCTTCCCTGGCGAAACCACCGACGACTTCGAGAAAACGATGAAGCTGATTGCCGACGTCAATTTCGACATGAGCTACAGCTTTATCTTCTCTGCACGTCCGGGTACACCAGCCGCCGATATGGTTGATGATGTTCCGGAAGAAGAGAAGAAGCAGCGTCTGTATATTCTGCAAGAGCGCATTAATCAGCAAGCGATGGCATGGAGCCGCCGGATGCTCGGCACCACCCAGCGCATTCTGGTAGAAGGGACTTCACGTAAGAGCATCATGGAGCTTTCCGGTCGCACTGAAAATAACCGCGTGGTCAACTTCGAGGGCACACCGGATATGATCGGTAAATTCGTCGATGTAGAAATTACCGACGTCTACCCGAACTCTCTGCGCGGTAAAGTGGTGCGAACTGAAGATGAAATGGGTCTGCGCGTGGCAGAAACACCGGAATCGGTGATTGCCCGTACCCGCAAAGAAAACGACCTTGGCGTGGGTTATTATCAGCCGTAA
- the ybeZ gene encoding PhoH family protein has translation MNIDTREITLEPADNARLLSLCGPFDDNIKQLERRLGIEINRRDNHFKLTGRPICVTAAADILRSLYVDTAPMRGQIQDIEPEQIHLAIKEARVLEQSAESVPEYGKAVNIKTKRGVIKPRTPNQAQYIANILDHDITFGVGPAGTGKTYLAVAAAVDALERQEIRRILLTRPAVEAGEKLGFLPGDLSQKVDPYLRPLYDALFEMLGFEKVEKLIERNVIEVAPLAYMRGRTLNDAFIILDESQNTTIEQMKMFLTRIGFNSKAVITGDVTQIDLPRNTKSGLRHAIEVLADVEEISFNFFHSEDVVRHPVVARIVNAYEAWEEAEQKRKAALAAERKREEQEQK, from the coding sequence TTGAACATAGACACTCGCGAAATCACCCTGGAGCCAGCAGACAATGCGCGTCTGTTGAGCCTGTGCGGCCCGTTTGATGACAACATCAAACAACTCGAACGCCGTCTCGGCATCGAGATCAATCGCCGCGATAACCACTTTAAACTGACCGGCCGTCCGATTTGCGTCACCGCAGCGGCAGACATTCTGCGTAGCCTGTATGTCGATACTGCCCCGATGCGCGGTCAGATTCAGGATATCGAACCGGAACAGATCCACCTTGCGATTAAAGAAGCGCGGGTACTGGAGCAAAGCGCGGAGAGCGTGCCGGAGTACGGCAAAGCAGTCAATATCAAAACCAAACGCGGCGTAATTAAGCCGCGCACGCCAAACCAGGCGCAGTACATCGCCAATATTCTCGACCATGACATTACCTTCGGCGTTGGCCCGGCGGGTACGGGTAAAACCTACCTGGCAGTGGCTGCGGCAGTTGATGCCCTGGAGCGTCAGGAAATTCGCCGTATTCTGCTGACTCGTCCGGCGGTCGAAGCCGGTGAGAAACTGGGCTTCCTGCCTGGCGATTTAAGCCAGAAAGTAGACCCGTATCTGCGCCCGCTGTACGACGCGCTGTTTGAAATGCTGGGCTTTGAGAAAGTCGAGAAACTGATTGAGCGCAACGTTATTGAAGTCGCACCGCTGGCCTATATGCGTGGTCGTACGCTGAACGACGCGTTTATCATTCTTGATGAGAGCCAGAACACCACCATCGAACAGATGAAGATGTTCCTGACCCGTATCGGTTTTAACTCAAAAGCGGTTATCACCGGCGACGTCACACAGATCGACCTGCCGCGTAATACCAAGTCTGGTTTGCGTCATGCCATCGAAGTGCTGGCTGATGTCGAAGAGATCAGCTTTAACTTCTTCCACAGCGAAGACGTGGTTCGTCACCCGGTGGTGGCGCGTATCGTTAACGCCTATGAAGCCTGGGAAGAAGCCGAACAAAAACGTAAAGCGGCGCTGGCAGCAGAACGCAAGCGCGAAGAACAGGAACAAAAATGA
- the ybeY gene encoding rRNA maturation RNase YbeY has translation MSQVILDLQLACEDNSGLPEESQFQTWLNAVIPQFQEESEVTIRVVDTAESHSLNLTYRGKDKPTNVLSFPFEVPPGMEMSLLGDLVICRQVVEKEAQEQGKPLEAHWAHMVVHGSLHLLGYDHIEDDEAEEMEALETEIMLALGYEDPYIAEKE, from the coding sequence ATGAGTCAGGTGATCCTCGATTTACAACTGGCATGTGAAGATAATTCCGGGTTACCGGAAGAGAGCCAGTTTCAGACATGGCTGAATGCGGTGATCCCGCAGTTTCAGGAAGAATCGGAAGTGACGATTCGCGTGGTCGATACCGCCGAAAGCCACAGTCTGAATCTGACCTATCGCGGTAAGGATAAGCCGACCAACGTGCTCTCCTTCCCGTTTGAAGTACCGCCTGGCATGGAAATGTCGCTACTGGGCGATCTGGTTATCTGCCGTCAGGTGGTTGAGAAGGAAGCTCAGGAGCAAGGCAAACCACTGGAGGCGCACTGGGCGCATATGGTGGTGCACGGCAGTCTGCATTTGTTAGGTTACGATCACATCGAAGACGACGAAGCAGAAGAAATGGAAGCCCTCGAAACAGAGATTATGCTTGCTCTGGGCTATGAGGATCCGTACATTGCCGAGAAAGAATAA
- the corC gene encoding CNNM family magnesium/cobalt transport protein CorC (CorC(YbeX) belongs to the Cyclin M Mg2+ Exporter (CNNM) family, and was characterized as belonging to a set of three proteins, at least one of which must be present for CorA to function.): MSDDNSHSSDTISNKKGFFSLLLSQLFHGEPKNRDELLALIRDSGQNDLIDEDTRDMLEGVMDIADQRVRDIMIPRSQMITLKRNQTLDECLDVIIESAHSRFPVISEDKDHIEGILMAKDLLPFMRSDAEAFSMDKVLRQAVVVPESKRVDRMLKEFRSQRYHMAIVIDEFGGVSGLVTIEDILELIVGEIEDEYDEEDDIDFRQLSRHTWTVRALASIEDFNEAFGTHFSDEEVDTIGGLVMQAFGHLPARGETIDIDGYQFKVAMADSRRIIQVHVKIPDDSPQPKLDE, encoded by the coding sequence ATGAGCGACGACAATTCACACAGTAGTGACACGATAAGCAACAAGAAGGGATTTTTCTCCCTGTTACTCAGCCAACTTTTCCACGGTGAACCAAAAAACCGTGACGAACTGCTGGCGCTGATCCGTGATTCCGGGCAGAACGACCTTATCGACGAAGATACGCGCGATATGCTCGAAGGGGTGATGGACATCGCAGACCAACGCGTCCGCGACATCATGATCCCCCGCTCCCAGATGATTACCCTGAAACGCAACCAGACGCTGGACGAATGCCTTGATGTCATCATCGAGTCCGCCCACTCACGTTTCCCGGTGATTAGCGAAGACAAAGATCACATTGAAGGGATTCTGATGGCGAAAGACTTGCTGCCGTTTATGCGCAGCGATGCTGAAGCCTTCAGCATGGACAAAGTGTTACGTCAGGCGGTTGTCGTTCCTGAAAGTAAGCGCGTAGACCGGATGCTGAAAGAGTTTCGCTCTCAGCGTTACCACATGGCGATCGTCATTGACGAATTCGGTGGGGTTTCCGGTCTGGTGACCATTGAAGACATCCTGGAACTGATTGTTGGTGAGATTGAAGACGAGTATGACGAAGAAGATGATATCGACTTCCGTCAGCTGAGTCGTCATACCTGGACCGTGCGCGCACTGGCTTCTATTGAAGACTTCAACGAAGCGTTCGGCACCCACTTTAGCGATGAAGAGGTTGACACTATCGGTGGTCTGGTGATGCAGGCATTTGGGCATCTTCCGGCGCGTGGCGAAACCATCGACATCGACGGTTACCAGTTCAAAGTGGCGATGGCCGACAGTCGGCGTATTATTCAGGTTCATGTCAAAATCCCGGATGACTCACCCCAGCCGAAGCTGGATGAATAA